One genomic region from Populus nigra chromosome 8, ddPopNigr1.1, whole genome shotgun sequence encodes:
- the LOC133702131 gene encoding uncharacterized protein LOC133702131 isoform X2 — protein sequence MQTKKRISGRNAPREPASPRISRAQKKLMENLQVAEKKVSELITSSARKQKCGSLPKKNEEPISATNSNTRYNNVHQKASNASTQCDAVDPKGCDEGSAQCVLQTIFSPSFHISKIAGGEISGGVDLIKLFRTGDSRDDMLDGHVTHETFKSSFGEHNESTLTSLNTCHSDMELEKNISAKNSYGDRCGDQNSKLECVDEHGQDSMSTDVCLEEDDYEDFDDFDPYLFIKNLPELSSVVPTFRPMLLPKQTRSCPPTTLVLDLDETLVHSALEPCNDADFTFPVNFNLQEHTVFVRCRPYLRDFMERVSSLFEIIIFTASQSIYAEQLLNVLDPKRRIFRHRVFRESCVFVEGNYLKDLSVLGRDLARVIIIDNSPQAFGFQVDNGIPIESWFEDRSDKELLSLLPFLESLVGVEDVRPLIAKKYNLRQKIAAAVYPPLNSNRGDPFER from the exons ATGCAAACTAAGAAAAGAATTTCTGGAAGAAATGCTCCAAGAGAGCCTGCAAGTCCCAGGATTTCGAGAGCTCAGAAGAAATTGATGGAAAATTTGCAAGTTGCTGAAAAGAAAGTTTCAGAGTTAATTACTTCTTCAGCCAGAAAGCAAAAATGTG GCTCCCTTCCAAAGAAAAATGAGGAGCCTATATCGGCAACAAATTCGAATACTAGATACAACAATGTGCATCAAAAGGCTTCCAATGCTTCCACCCAGTGTGATGCGGTGGATCCTAAG GGTTGTGATGAAGGATCTGCTCAATGTGTGTTGCAAACTatattttctccttcttttcaCATATCTAAAATTGCTGGAGGAGAAATTTCTGGTGGAG TCGACTTGATAAAACTGTTTCGGACTGGAGACTCTCGGGATGATATGCTGGATGGTCATGTTACACATGAAACTTTTAAATCCTCTTTTGGAGAACACAATGAGAGCACATTAACTTCACTCAACACATGTCATAGTGACATGGAATTGGAGAAAAATATATCAGCCAAAAACTCATATGGGGATCGCTGTGGTGATCAG AACTCCAAactggaatgtgttgatgagcaCGGTCAAGATTCTATGTCAACTGATGTTTGCTTGGAGGAGGatgattatgaggattttgatgACTTTGACCCTTATCTATTTATAAAGAACCTGCCAGAGCTGTCATCAGTAGTCCCCACTTTTCGGCCTATGTTGCTACCTAAACAGACTCGGAGTTGTCCTCCGACAACCCTTGTTTTGGACCTGGATG agaCTCTGGTACACTCTGCCCTTGAACCTTGTAATGATGCGGACTTCACATTTCCTGTCAACTTCAACCTCCAGGAGCACACAGTCTTTGTCCGGTGCCGTCCTTACCTCAGAGATTTCATGGAGAGAGTTTCTAGTCTTTTTGAGATCATAATATTTACAGCTAGTCAAAGTATCTATGCAGAACAGCTTCTAAATGTGCTTGATCCAAAGAGGAGGATATTTCGACATCGTGTTTTCCGTGAATCCTGTGTTTTTGTCGAGGGTAACTACCTCAAGGATTTGTCAGTTCTTGGTCGTGATTTGGCCCGTGTTATTATAATTGACAACTCTCCCCAG GCATTTGGCTTCCAAGTAGACAATGGTATACCAATTGAGAGCTGGTTTGAAGATCGTTCAGATAAAGAATTGCTCTCACTACTTCCATTTTTGGAGAGCTTGGTTGGGGTTGAAGATGTGAGGCCTCTAATTGCAAAGAAATACAATCTTCGGCAGAAAATTGCTGCAGCTGTTTACCCTCCGTTGAATTCAAATAGAGGAGATCCTTTTGAAAGGTAG
- the LOC133700512 gene encoding NADH dehydrogenase [ubiquinone] 1 alpha subcomplex subunit 13-A-like isoform X2, translating to MTEAVIRNKPGMASVKDMPILQDGPPPGGFAPVRFARRIPNKGPSAMAIFLAAFGAFSYGMYQVGQGNKVRRALKEEKYAARRAILPLLQAEEDERFVKEWNKYLEYEAEVMKDVPGWKVGQSVYNSGKWMPPATGELRPEVW from the exons ATGACCGAGGCAGTGATAAGGAACAAGCCAGGAATGGCCAGCGTGAAGGATATGCCGATCCTTCAAGACGGCCCTCCTCCTGGTGGCTTCGCTCCTGTCCGATTCGCTCGTAGGATCCCTAACAAGGGTCCTAGTGCTATGGCCATCTTTCTCGCTGCTTTTGGCGCCTTTTCATATGGAATGTACCAAGTCGGCCAGGGCAACAAGGTCCGCAG AGCACTTAAGGAAGAGAAGTATGCTGCACGCAGGGCAATCCTGCCTCTGCTTCAAGCTGAAGAAGATGAAAG ATTTGTCAAGGAGTGGAATAAGTATCTTGAATACGAGGCAGAAGTAATGAAGGATGTTCCTGGTTGGAAAGTTGGTCAAAGCGTCTATAATTCTGGAAAATGGATGCCCCCAGCAACTGGTGAGCTTCGTCCAGAGGTCTGGTGA
- the LOC133700512 gene encoding NADH dehydrogenase [ubiquinone] 1 alpha subcomplex subunit 13-A-like isoform X1: MTEAVIRNKPGMASVKDMPILQDGPPPGGFAPVRFARRIPNKGPSAMAIFLAAFGAFSYGMYQVGQGNKVRRFALKSFAFCRALKEEKYAARRAILPLLQAEEDERFVKEWNKYLEYEAEVMKDVPGWKVGQSVYNSGKWMPPATGELRPEVW; the protein is encoded by the exons ATGACCGAGGCAGTGATAAGGAACAAGCCAGGAATGGCCAGCGTGAAGGATATGCCGATCCTTCAAGACGGCCCTCCTCCTGGTGGCTTCGCTCCTGTCCGATTCGCTCGTAGGATCCCTAACAAGGGTCCTAGTGCTATGGCCATCTTTCTCGCTGCTTTTGGCGCCTTTTCATATGGAATGTACCAAGTCGGCCAGGGCAACAAGGTCCGCAG ATTTGCTCTTAAATCATTTGCATTCTGCAGAGCACTTAAGGAAGAGAAGTATGCTGCACGCAGGGCAATCCTGCCTCTGCTTCAAGCTGAAGAAGATGAAAG ATTTGTCAAGGAGTGGAATAAGTATCTTGAATACGAGGCAGAAGTAATGAAGGATGTTCCTGGTTGGAAAGTTGGTCAAAGCGTCTATAATTCTGGAAAATGGATGCCCCCAGCAACTGGTGAGCTTCGTCCAGAGGTCTGGTGA
- the LOC133702131 gene encoding uncharacterized protein LOC133702131 isoform X1, which produces MQTKKRISGRNAPREPASPRISRAQKKLMENLQVAEKKVSELITSSARKQKCGSLPKKNEEPISATNSNTRYNNVHQKASNASTQCDAVDPKGCDEGSAQCVLQTIFSPSFHISKIAGGEISGGVDLIKLFRTGDSRDDMLDGHVTHETFKSSFGEHNESTLTSLNTCHSDMELEKNISAKNSYGDRCGDQVLSTDVTTVNSYSIAASNGVGLASDVSTIYLALKNSKLECVDEHGQDSMSTDVCLEEDDYEDFDDFDPYLFIKNLPELSSVVPTFRPMLLPKQTRSCPPTTLVLDLDETLVHSALEPCNDADFTFPVNFNLQEHTVFVRCRPYLRDFMERVSSLFEIIIFTASQSIYAEQLLNVLDPKRRIFRHRVFRESCVFVEGNYLKDLSVLGRDLARVIIIDNSPQAFGFQVDNGIPIESWFEDRSDKELLSLLPFLESLVGVEDVRPLIAKKYNLRQKIAAAVYPPLNSNRGDPFER; this is translated from the exons ATGCAAACTAAGAAAAGAATTTCTGGAAGAAATGCTCCAAGAGAGCCTGCAAGTCCCAGGATTTCGAGAGCTCAGAAGAAATTGATGGAAAATTTGCAAGTTGCTGAAAAGAAAGTTTCAGAGTTAATTACTTCTTCAGCCAGAAAGCAAAAATGTG GCTCCCTTCCAAAGAAAAATGAGGAGCCTATATCGGCAACAAATTCGAATACTAGATACAACAATGTGCATCAAAAGGCTTCCAATGCTTCCACCCAGTGTGATGCGGTGGATCCTAAG GGTTGTGATGAAGGATCTGCTCAATGTGTGTTGCAAACTatattttctccttcttttcaCATATCTAAAATTGCTGGAGGAGAAATTTCTGGTGGAG TCGACTTGATAAAACTGTTTCGGACTGGAGACTCTCGGGATGATATGCTGGATGGTCATGTTACACATGAAACTTTTAAATCCTCTTTTGGAGAACACAATGAGAGCACATTAACTTCACTCAACACATGTCATAGTGACATGGAATTGGAGAAAAATATATCAGCCAAAAACTCATATGGGGATCGCTGTGGTGATCAGGTGCTCTCTACTGATGTAACTACTGTGAATTCTTATAGTATTGCAGCTTCAAATGGAGTTGGTCTTGCTTCTGATGTTTCAACTATATATCTTGCATTGAAGAACTCCAAactggaatgtgttgatgagcaCGGTCAAGATTCTATGTCAACTGATGTTTGCTTGGAGGAGGatgattatgaggattttgatgACTTTGACCCTTATCTATTTATAAAGAACCTGCCAGAGCTGTCATCAGTAGTCCCCACTTTTCGGCCTATGTTGCTACCTAAACAGACTCGGAGTTGTCCTCCGACAACCCTTGTTTTGGACCTGGATG agaCTCTGGTACACTCTGCCCTTGAACCTTGTAATGATGCGGACTTCACATTTCCTGTCAACTTCAACCTCCAGGAGCACACAGTCTTTGTCCGGTGCCGTCCTTACCTCAGAGATTTCATGGAGAGAGTTTCTAGTCTTTTTGAGATCATAATATTTACAGCTAGTCAAAGTATCTATGCAGAACAGCTTCTAAATGTGCTTGATCCAAAGAGGAGGATATTTCGACATCGTGTTTTCCGTGAATCCTGTGTTTTTGTCGAGGGTAACTACCTCAAGGATTTGTCAGTTCTTGGTCGTGATTTGGCCCGTGTTATTATAATTGACAACTCTCCCCAG GCATTTGGCTTCCAAGTAGACAATGGTATACCAATTGAGAGCTGGTTTGAAGATCGTTCAGATAAAGAATTGCTCTCACTACTTCCATTTTTGGAGAGCTTGGTTGGGGTTGAAGATGTGAGGCCTCTAATTGCAAAGAAATACAATCTTCGGCAGAAAATTGCTGCAGCTGTTTACCCTCCGTTGAATTCAAATAGAGGAGATCCTTTTGAAAGGTAG
- the LOC133700829 gene encoding dirigent protein 16: MFKLSSPYFLIAVLIASLHTAIYVAAIEPVPAGGEPVLELYMHDILGGSNPTARPITGLLGNIYSGQVPFARPVGFVPPKGAVAIPNANGALPTVNGLNGIPLGTGLAGTTFAGHPNGQNTNGQIQTQLGPDGLGLGFGTITVIDDTLTNSPELGSQQLGKAQGVYVASSADGSTQMMAFTAMFEGGEFGDSLNFYGIYRIGSAMSRLSVTGGTGKFKNAIGFAEVRGLVPSGQAVTDGAETLLRISVHLKY, encoded by the coding sequence ATGTTCAAGCTATCAtctccatattttttaattgcagtGCTAATTGCTTCCCTACACACAGCAATATATGTGGCTGCCATCGAACCAGTACCAGCTGGAGGAGAGCCTGTTCTTGAGCTGTACATGCATGACATTCTAGGGGGCAGTAACCCTACAGCAAGGCCAATCACTGGTTTGCTAGGGAACATATATAGTGGCCAAGTACCCTTTGCAAGGCCAGTAGGATTCGTTCCTCCAAAAGGTGCAGTAGCCATCCCCAATGCCAATGGTGCCCTTCCAACTGTTAATGGTCTCAATGGCATTCCACTAGGTACTGGCTTGGCTGGTACGACTTTTGCAGGACATCCCAATGGTCAGAACACAAATGGTCAGATCCAAACCCAACTTGGACCAGACGGATTGGGACTAGGCTTTGGAACGATCACTGTCATCGATGACACTTTGACCAACAGCCCTGAGTTAGGGTCACAACAACTGGGAAAAGCTCAAGGAGTTTATGTGGCTAGTTCTGCAGATGGGAGCACACAGATGATGGCATTTACAGCCATGTTTGAAGGGGGAGAATTTGGTGATAGCCTAAACTTTTATGGCATATACAGGATTGGCAGCGCAATGTCACGTTTGTCGGTGACTGGAGGAACGGGCAAGTTTAAGAATGCTATCGGGTTTGCTGAAGTACGAGGACTTGTCCCATCAGGTCAAGCAGTCACGGATGGTGCAGAAACATTACTGAGGATCTCTGTCCATTTGAAATACTAA
- the LOC133700828 gene encoding hydroxyethylthiazole kinase yields MEPSNLNKEQDQNSWALNAWTLLSKLRDQSPLIQCITNFVSMDLMANTLLSAGASPAMIHSIEEIQDFTPHIHALCINVGTLSPAWLPAMREASLVANKAGKPWILDPVAAGASRFRLKACLELVGLKPSVIRGNGSEIIALSKASLGATKGVDSSHESMDAMEAAKSLAQSSGAIVAVSGAVDIITDGHRVVGVHNGVSMMQKITATGCAVTALIAAFVAVDPLHALEATASALSIFGIAGEMGMDMAKGPASLRMHLIDSLYNLDQAAVSSRLKVSSL; encoded by the exons ATGGAACCCAGCAACCTCAACAAAGAACAAGACCAGAACTCGTGGGCCCTTAATGCTTGGACCCTTCTCTCCAAACTCCGTGACCAATCTCCACTCATACAGTGCATCACCAATTTTGTTTCAATGGACCTTATGGCCAACACTCTCTTATCTGCTGGTGCATCACCAGCCATGATACACTCTATAGAAGAAATTCAAGACTTCACTCCCCATATCCACGCGCTTTGTATTAACGTGGGTACACTCTCTCCTGCCTGGTTACCGGCCATGAGGGAAGCTTCTCTGGTAGCTAATAAAGCAGGGAAGCCTTGGATTCTTGACCCTGTTGCTGCCGGAGCTTCTCGTTTCCGGTTGAAGGCTTGTTTGGAGCTTGTGGGGTTGAAGCCCAGTGTTATTAGAGGAAATGGGTCCGAGATTATTGCTCTTTCTAAGGCTTCTTTAGGAGCCACTAAG GGTGTAGATAGCTCTCATGAGTCGATGGATGCAATGGAAGCAGCAAAGTCCTTGGCTCAGTCAAGTGGGGCCATAGTTGCTGTCTCAGGCGCTGTTGATATCATTACAGATGGCCACCGAGTTGTTGGTGTTCATAATGGAGTCTCCATGATGCAAAAGATCACAGCAACAGGATGTGCTGTCACTGCCCTTATTGCTGCATTCGTTGCTGTCGATCCATTGCATGCTTTGGAAGCAACAGCTTCAGCATTGTCCATATTTGGCATTGCTGGGGAGATGGGAATGGACATGGCCAAAGGTCCCGCTTCATTGAGAATGCACTTGATCGATTCCCTGTATAATCTTGATCAAGCTGCTGTATCTTCTCGCTTAAAGGTTTCCAGTCTATGA
- the LOC133702131 gene encoding uncharacterized protein LOC133702131 isoform X3, with amino-acid sequence MNLGSLPKKNEEPISATNSNTRYNNVHQKASNASTQCDAVDPKGCDEGSAQCVLQTIFSPSFHISKIAGGEISGGVDLIKLFRTGDSRDDMLDGHVTHETFKSSFGEHNESTLTSLNTCHSDMELEKNISAKNSYGDRCGDQVLSTDVTTVNSYSIAASNGVGLASDVSTIYLALKNSKLECVDEHGQDSMSTDVCLEEDDYEDFDDFDPYLFIKNLPELSSVVPTFRPMLLPKQTRSCPPTTLVLDLDETLVHSALEPCNDADFTFPVNFNLQEHTVFVRCRPYLRDFMERVSSLFEIIIFTASQSIYAEQLLNVLDPKRRIFRHRVFRESCVFVEGNYLKDLSVLGRDLARVIIIDNSPQAFGFQVDNGIPIESWFEDRSDKELLSLLPFLESLVGVEDVRPLIAKKYNLRQKIAAAVYPPLNSNRGDPFER; translated from the exons ATGAATTTAG GCTCCCTTCCAAAGAAAAATGAGGAGCCTATATCGGCAACAAATTCGAATACTAGATACAACAATGTGCATCAAAAGGCTTCCAATGCTTCCACCCAGTGTGATGCGGTGGATCCTAAG GGTTGTGATGAAGGATCTGCTCAATGTGTGTTGCAAACTatattttctccttcttttcaCATATCTAAAATTGCTGGAGGAGAAATTTCTGGTGGAG TCGACTTGATAAAACTGTTTCGGACTGGAGACTCTCGGGATGATATGCTGGATGGTCATGTTACACATGAAACTTTTAAATCCTCTTTTGGAGAACACAATGAGAGCACATTAACTTCACTCAACACATGTCATAGTGACATGGAATTGGAGAAAAATATATCAGCCAAAAACTCATATGGGGATCGCTGTGGTGATCAGGTGCTCTCTACTGATGTAACTACTGTGAATTCTTATAGTATTGCAGCTTCAAATGGAGTTGGTCTTGCTTCTGATGTTTCAACTATATATCTTGCATTGAAGAACTCCAAactggaatgtgttgatgagcaCGGTCAAGATTCTATGTCAACTGATGTTTGCTTGGAGGAGGatgattatgaggattttgatgACTTTGACCCTTATCTATTTATAAAGAACCTGCCAGAGCTGTCATCAGTAGTCCCCACTTTTCGGCCTATGTTGCTACCTAAACAGACTCGGAGTTGTCCTCCGACAACCCTTGTTTTGGACCTGGATG agaCTCTGGTACACTCTGCCCTTGAACCTTGTAATGATGCGGACTTCACATTTCCTGTCAACTTCAACCTCCAGGAGCACACAGTCTTTGTCCGGTGCCGTCCTTACCTCAGAGATTTCATGGAGAGAGTTTCTAGTCTTTTTGAGATCATAATATTTACAGCTAGTCAAAGTATCTATGCAGAACAGCTTCTAAATGTGCTTGATCCAAAGAGGAGGATATTTCGACATCGTGTTTTCCGTGAATCCTGTGTTTTTGTCGAGGGTAACTACCTCAAGGATTTGTCAGTTCTTGGTCGTGATTTGGCCCGTGTTATTATAATTGACAACTCTCCCCAG GCATTTGGCTTCCAAGTAGACAATGGTATACCAATTGAGAGCTGGTTTGAAGATCGTTCAGATAAAGAATTGCTCTCACTACTTCCATTTTTGGAGAGCTTGGTTGGGGTTGAAGATGTGAGGCCTCTAATTGCAAAGAAATACAATCTTCGGCAGAAAATTGCTGCAGCTGTTTACCCTCCGTTGAATTCAAATAGAGGAGATCCTTTTGAAAGGTAG
- the LOC133700763 gene encoding PHD finger protein ING1: MSSFVDEFQANLEALPNILQKKYSLLRDLDKSLQEIQRQNEQRCEQEIEDIKRGVKAGNITPNTSLIRFSDEALDEQKHSIRIADEKMALAVQAYDLVDAHIQQLDQFLKLCDEDNRRERDTAAAAPALLASSLDGGTKSGRGSESGRGGRKKTRLVAAEEATETELAVATTFANTTGMQLDLPVDPNEPTYCFCNQVSYGDMIACDNPDCKIEWFHFGCVGLKEKVKGKWYCSDCAPLKNRRRGR; encoded by the exons ATGTCCTCCTTCGTCGATGAATTTCAAGCCA ATCTGGAAGCGCTTCCCAATATTCTGCAAAAGAAGTACTCATTGTTGCGTGATCTGGACAAAAGTTTGCAGG AGATTCAACGCCAAAATGAACAACGATGCGAACAAGAAATAGAGGACATTAAGCGAGGAGTTAAGGCTGGAAACATTACACCAAATACTTCACTTATCAGATTCTCAGACGAGGCACTTGATGAGCAAAAGCATAGCATCAGGATTGCAGATGAAAAGATGGCATTGGCTGTCCAAGCATATGATTTG GTAGATGCACACATTCAACAACTTGATCAATTTCTGAAGTTATGTGACGAAGACAATCGGCGTG AAAGAGatactgctgctgctgctccgGCATTGCTTGCTTCAAGTCTTGATGGCGGTACAAAGTCTGGAAGGGGTAGTGAGAGTGGTAGAGGAGGGCGTAAAAA AACACGCCTTGTTGCTGCAGAAGAAGCAACAGAGACAGAGTTGGCAGTGGCGACAACATTTGCAAATACTACCGGTATGCAACTAGATTTGCCAGTGGATCCGAATGAACCGACTTACTGTTTCTGCAATCAAGTTAGCTACGGGGACATGATTGCATGTGACAACCCCGAT TGCAAGATAGAATGGTTCCATTTTGGTTGTGTTGGattgaaagaaaaagtaaaaggaaaatgGTATTGCTCTGATTGTGCCCCTTTGAAAAATCGTCGCAGAGGTAGATAA
- the LOC133701417 gene encoding uncharacterized protein LOC133701417 — translation MDQYARPAEAGAVDIRPSNSGVPQGEVNSRFEQKRIDYSSEKKKTLQARYIYGIIFLIINLKAWFFRDYGQRVLSHFYNIKACGIDGQDCCHTLGVLRVSLGCFIFFSVMFFTTIKTRKLYEARSSWHSGWWAVKLVLLIVSMAVPFFLHSKYIQIYGEFARVGAGIFLVLQLVSVIEFITWWNNYWMPDEQKKQSCSLGLFMSTIFYLASVCGIVVMYAFYGRKVECSLNIFFITWTAILLIVMMAMSLHSKVNRGLLSSGIMASYLVFLCWSAIRSEPASDYCNKQKANGNSDWTTILSFLFAIGAIVMATFSTGIDSQSFQFRNDNVQEDDDIPYDYGFFHLVFAFGAMYFGMLFISWNLNNSARKWSIDVGWASTWVKIVNEWFAATIYLWKLISPTVRQTKVIDHEDSVRQTVVNVALP, via the exons ATGGACCAGTATGCTAGACCAGCTGAAGCTGGGGCAGTGGATATAAGACCAAGCAATTCCGGGGTTCCACAGGGGGAAGTGAATAGTCGATTTGAGCAAAAGAGGATTGATTAttcaagtgaaaagaaaaagacCCTGCAAGCTCGTTATATATACGGCATCATCTTCTTGATCATAAATCTTAAAGCTTGGTTTTTTCGCGATTATGGGCAAAGGGTTCTATCTCATTTCTATA ATATAAAAGCTTGTGGAATTGACGGACAAGATTGCTGTCATACATTGGGCGTTCTTCGTGTGAGTTTAGGATGCTTC ATATTTTTCTCTGTTATGTTTTTCACCactataaaaacaagaaaattatatgAAGCTCGCAGTAGCTGGCATTCAGGATGGTGGGCAGTGAAGCTTGTTCTATTGATTGTATCAATGGCAGTACCATTCTTCCTCCATTCAAAATACATTCAAATATATG GAGAATTTGCTAGAGTTGGTGCTGG aatttttcttgttcttcaacTTGTAAGCGTAATTGAGTTCATCACCTGGTGGAATAATTACTGGATGCCTGATGAACAAAAGAAGCAAAG TTGCTCCCTTGGATTGTTCATGTCAACAATTTTCTATCTTGCTTCTGTTTGTGGAATTGTGGTGATGTACGCTTTCTATGGACGGAAAGTTGAATGTTCCCTAAACATATTCTTCATTACATGGACTGCCATTCTTCTTATAGTGATGATGGCTATGTCCTTACACTCAAAG GTCAATAGAGGCCTTTTATCTTCTGGGATTATGGCTTCATACCTTGTCTTCCTCTGTTGGTCTGCCATAAGAAG TGAACCCGCCAGTGACTATTGCAACAAACAAAAAGCAAATGGAAATAGTGACTGGACCACCATACTT AGTTTCCTGTTCGCAATTGGTGCCATTGTTATGGCCACATTTTCCACTGGAATTGATTCACAATCATTTCAG TTCCGCAATGATAATGTTCAAGAGGATGATGATATCCCTTATGACTATGGGTTTTTCCACCTTGTATTTGCTTTCGGGGCCATGTACTTCGGAATGTTATTCATCAGTTGGAACCTGAACAACTCAGCAAGAAA GTGGAGCATTGATGTTGGCTGGGCAAGTACATGGGTGAAAATCGTGAATGAGTGGTTTGCAGCAACAATATACT TATGGAAGTTGATTTCCCCAACTGTAAGACAGACCAAAGTCATAGATCATGAAGATTCAGTTAGACAGACAGTTGTTAATGTAGCCTTGCCGTGA
- the LOC133702360 gene encoding chaperonin CPN60-2, mitochondrial-like → MHRFTSSLASKARIARSTTKQIGSRLSWSRNYAAKDIRFGVEARAVMLKGVEELADAVKVTMGPKGRNVVIEQSFGAPKVTKDGVTVAKSIEFKDKVKNVGASLVKQVANATNDAAGDGTTCATVLTRAIFAEGCKSVAAGMNAMDLRRGISMAVESVVTNLKSRTRMISTSEEIAQVGTISANGEREIGELIAKAMEKVGKEGVITIQDGKTLSNELEVVEGLKLDRGYISPYFITDQKTQKCELDDPLILIHDKKVSNLHAVVKVLELALKRQRPLLIVAEDVESEALATLILNKLRAGIKVCAIKAPGFGENRKATLQDLAVLTGAEVITEELGLNLEKVDLDMLGSCKKVTVSKDDTVILDGAGDKKSIEERCEQIRSAVESSTSDYDKEKLHERLAKLSGGVAVLKIGGASEAEVGEKKDRVTDALNATKAAVEEGIVPGGGAALLYASKELDKLQTANFDQKIGVQIIQNALKTPVHTIATNAGVEGAVVVGKLLEQDNPDLGYDAAKDEYVDMVKAGIIDPLKVIRTALVDAASVSSLMTTTEAVITELPKDENDAPAMGPGMGMDY, encoded by the exons ATGCACCGCTTCACTTCTAGCCTCGCTTCCAAGGCTCG GATTGCTAGGAGCACCACCAAACAA ATTGGAAGTAGGTTGAGTTGGAGCAGAAACTATGCTGCCAAAGACATAAGATTCGGTGTGGAGGCTCGTGCTGTGATGCTTAAGGGTGTTGAAGAGCTAGCTGATGCTGTCAAAGTCACCATGGGCCCTAAG GGTCGCAATGTGGTTATTGAACAAAGCTTTGGTGCCCCCAAAGTGACTAAGGATGGTGTGACTGTTGCAAAGAGCATTGAGTTCAAGGATAAAGTCAAGAATGTTGGTGCTAGCCTCGTGAAGCAGGTTGCAAATGCCACAAATGATGCTGCAGGCGATG GGACCACTTGTGCTACGGTCCTCACTCGAGCGATATTTGCTGAAGGGTGCAAGTCAGTTGCAGCAGGAATGAATGCAATGGACCTAAGACGTGGTATCAGCATGGCTGTGGAATCAGTTGTTACTAATTTGAAAAGCAGAACAAGAATGATCAGCACATCCGAAGAAATTGCACAAGTTGGTACAATATCAGCAAATGGGGAGAGAGAAATTGGTGAGTTGATTGCAAAGGCCATGGAGAAGGTTGGGAAAGAGGGAGTTATAACAATTCAA GATGGGAAAACATTATCTAATGAGTTGGAAGTTGTTGAGGGATTGAAGCTTGACAGGGGCTATATATCCCCTTATTTCATCACGGACCAGAAAACCCAAAAATGT GAATTGGATGACCCTCTCATTCTGATCCATGACAAGAAAGTCTCAAATTTGCATGCTGTGGTGAAAGTACTAGAGTTGGCTTTAAAG AGACAAAGGCCCTTGCTGATTGTTGCTGAAGATGTGGAGAGTGAGGCACTGGCAACACTTATTTTAAATAAGCTTCGTGCTGGAATCAAGGTCTGTGCCATTAAGGCCCCTGGTTTTGGAGAGAACAGGAAGGCTACATTGCAGGATCTTGCTGTCCTCACAGGAGCCGAA GTTATAACTGAAGAGCTTGGCCTCAATCTTGAAAAGGTGGATTTGGATATGCTTGGCAGTTGCAAAAAG GTTACAGTATCAAAGGATGACACTGTTATTCTTGATGGTGCTGGTGACAAGAAGTCCATTGAAGAAAGATGTGAACAG ATCCGATCTGCAGTAGAGTCGAGTACTTCTGACTATGACAAAGAGAAGTTGCATGAAAGACTGGCAAAGCTTTCTGGTGGTGTTGCTGTGCTGAAG ATTGGAGGAGCTAGTGAAGCTGAAGTTGGTGAGAAGAAAGATAGAGTTACAGATGCCCTAAATGCCACAAAGGCTGCTGTGGAAGAGGGTATTGTGCCAG GAGGTGGTGCTGCACTTCTTTATGCATCAAAAGAGTTGGATAAGCTGCAAACTGCCAACTTTGACCAGAAGATCGGTGTTCAAATTATTCAGAATGCCCTGAAG ACCCCTGTGCATACAATTGCTACTAATGCGGGAGTCGAGGGAGCTGTTGTTGTTGGTAAGCTATTGGAGCAGGACAACCCTGATCTAGGGTATGACGCTGCCAAAG ATGAATATGTTGATATGGTGAAAGCTGGCATTATTGACCCGCTGAAAGTAATTAGAACTGCTTTGGTCGATGCCGCCAG TGTCTCCTCGTTAATGACAACAACTGAGGCTGTTATAACTGAGCTTCCAAAGGATGAAAATGATGCTCCGGCAATGGGTCCAGGCATGGGCATGGATTACTGA